A window from Malania oleifera isolate guangnan ecotype guangnan chromosome 7, ASM2987363v1, whole genome shotgun sequence encodes these proteins:
- the LOC131159689 gene encoding large ribosomal subunit protein cL37: MALLLFNPFTSISSSSCTSLATTMVVTTSPISQLHNHTIDVHLKSFNRIRTYVPLIGKERSQMIAKASSDINEIGIDGGDASSESEEEVLPVDKLPLESKLQQRLEQKMRMKIAKKIRLRRKRLLRKRRMRKKGRWPPSKMKKNKNV, encoded by the exons ATGGCTCTCCTTCTCTTCAATCCCTTTACCTCCATCTCTTCTTCTTCATGTACTTCTCTAGCAACAACCATGGTCGTCACCACTTCTCCAA TTTCCCAGTTGCACAATCACACCATTGACGTGCACCTGAAATCTTTTAATCGGATACGAACTTATGTGCCCCTTATCGGCAAAGAAAGATCTCAGATGATTGCTAAGGCTTCTTCTGACATTAACGAAATTGGTATTGATGGTGGCGACGCTTCATCAGAAAGCGAAGAAGAGGTTCTGCCGGTTGACAAACTACCATTGGAGTCGAAGCTGCAGCAGAGGCTTGAGCAGAAGATGAGGATGAAAATTGCAAAGAAAATAAGGCTTAGAAGAAAACGGCTTCTCAGGAAGCGGCGGATGAGGAAGAAGGGTAGATGGCCTCCTTCAAAgatgaagaagaataagaatgTGTGA